One region of Bactrocera neohumeralis isolate Rockhampton chromosome 5, APGP_CSIRO_Bneo_wtdbg2-racon-allhic-juicebox.fasta_v2, whole genome shotgun sequence genomic DNA includes:
- the LOC126759349 gene encoding uncharacterized protein LOC126759349, translating to MNFPTKLFLALVACLLLQQILAANSTSSDSTDTTTGTDSTSPSTSTNSTSSYQATIKKLRKRLRRQKRLEKKRLTKARRALRKRERQIQRRNRRSESSGSSNRRANRRNRNRRSNRRSNRRRG from the coding sequence atgaattttccCACGAAGTTGTTCTTAGCGCTGGTCGCATGCTTGTTGTTACAACAAATTCTTGCTGCTAATTCCACCAGCAGTGACTCTACCGACACCACCACCGGTACTGATTCCACATCACCGTCTACGTCAACGAACAGCACAAGTTCTTAtcaagcaacaataaaaaaattgcggaAAAGATTAAGGCGCCAAAAGCGTCTCGAAAAGAAACGTCTCACAAAGGCGCGACGAGCTTTGCGCAAAAGAGAACGACAGATACAGCGCAGGAATAGACGTTCGGAAAGCAGTGGTAGTAGCAATAGGCGTGCCAACAGAAGAAATAGAAATAGACGGTCCAATAGACGGTCCAACAGACGTCGTGGATAA